In the genome of Candoia aspera isolate rCanAsp1 chromosome 1, rCanAsp1.hap2, whole genome shotgun sequence, one region contains:
- the UNC93A gene encoding protein unc-93 homolog A isoform X2, with protein sequence MEGSRTFRFTLIPTSMILGLGAAPLWSAKCTYLTVAGNLYAQKAGKIGKYIVTQYFGIFFLIYRSSGVWGNLIASLVFGQTPNKVNHTEADLACCGAGNCMINTTNSTVMSKGPSNTLIYTLMGIYTASEILAVLLVAIFLDQISTNQAESEEKAAASFGSTFLETFQQLKDKRQCLLIPLTMFSGLEQGFLAGDYNKSYVTCALGINFVGYVMICFSATNSLASVLFGKLYQITGRKILYTLGAILCLACIIALLLWKPHPNQLALFFIIPATWGVADAILQTLTNALYGILFEKHKEAAFANYRLWESLGFVIAFGYSTFLSVSIKLYILLTVLIVSMVLYGIVEYLESKMSSGTPKTAKQEPVTSQQNAQSTHF encoded by the exons ATGGAGGGCTCCAGAACCTTCAG GTTCACACTCATTCCCACATCAATGATCTTGGGGCTGGGAGCAGCCCCCCTCTGGTCAGCCAAGTGCACTTACCTTACTGTGGCTGGCAATTTATATGCTCAGAAAGCAGGGAAAATTGGAAAATACATAGTTACCCAGTATTTTGGAATCTTCTTTTTGATATACCGATCCTCTGGAGTCTGGGGGAATCTAATAGCATCTCTGGTCTTTGGCCAGACTCCTAACAAAG tgAATCACACAGAAGCAGATCTGGCATGCTGTGGTGCAGGCAACTGCATGATAAATACCACAAATAGCACTGTGATGTCAAAAGGACCATCTAACACTTTGATCTATACTTTGATGGGAATCTACACAG CTAGTGAGATTCTGGCTGTGTTGCTAGTCGCTATATTTCTGGATCAAATCTCAACCAACCAAGCAGAGAGTGAAGAAAAGGCAGCAGCATCATTTGGATCCACTTTTCTAGAAACATTTCAACAGCTTAAAGATAAACGCCAGTGTCTCCTGATACCTTTGACTATGTTCAGTGGACTTGAACAAGGATTCCTTGCTGGTGACTATAATAAG TCCTATGTGACCTGTGCTCTTGGGATAAATTTTGTTGGATATGTGATGATCTGCTTTTCAGCTACAAACTCACTCGCCTCAGTGCTGTTTGGCAAGCTTTACCAGATCACTGGTAGAAAGATTCTGTATACACTCG GTGCCATTCTCTGTCTTGCCTGCATAATCGCACTATTGCTCTGGAAACCTCACCCAAACCAACTTGCCCTATTTTTTATAATACCTGCCACCTGGGGTGTAGCAGATGCTATCTTGCAAACCCTAACCAATG cTCTCTATGGAATTTTGTTTGAAAAGCACAAAGAGGCTGCGTTTGCAAATTACCGCCTGTGGGAGTCATTGGGATTTGTCATAGCCTTTGGCTACAGCACCTTCTTAAGTGTCTCCATCAAACTGTATATTCTGTTGACTGTACTGATTGTGTCGATGGTCTTATATGGAATAGTTGAATACCTGGAATCCAAGATGTCTTCTGGAACACCCAAGACTGCTAAGCAGGAGCCAGTCACATCACAGCAAAATGCTCAGTCAACCCATTTCTAA
- the UNC93A gene encoding protein unc-93 homolog A isoform X1, producing the protein MDLYLKNVLVISFGFSFLFTAYGGLQNLQSSLHSEEGLGVASLSVIYTALILSSMFLPSVLIKKFGCKWTIVGSMCCYITFSLGNFYASWFTLIPTSMILGLGAAPLWSAKCTYLTVAGNLYAQKAGKIGKYIVTQYFGIFFLIYRSSGVWGNLIASLVFGQTPNKVNHTEADLACCGAGNCMINTTNSTVMSKGPSNTLIYTLMGIYTASEILAVLLVAIFLDQISTNQAESEEKAAASFGSTFLETFQQLKDKRQCLLIPLTMFSGLEQGFLAGDYNKSYVTCALGINFVGYVMICFSATNSLASVLFGKLYQITGRKILYTLGAILCLACIIALLLWKPHPNQLALFFIIPATWGVADAILQTLTNALYGILFEKHKEAAFANYRLWESLGFVIAFGYSTFLSVSIKLYILLTVLIVSMVLYGIVEYLESKMSSGTPKTAKQEPVTSQQNAQSTHF; encoded by the exons ATGGACTTGTATCTGAAAAACGTTCTTGTTATTTCATTTGGATTCTCATTTCTCTTTACTGCTTATGGAGGGCTCCAGAACCTTCAG AGCAGCCTCCACTCTGAAGAAGGCCTGGGAGTTGCCTCCCTGAGTGTGATCTACACTGCTCTGATTCTATCCTCCATGTTTCTCCCATCAGTCCTCATTAAGAAATTTGGATGCAAGTGGACCATTGTAGGCTCCATGTGCTGCTATATTACATTCTCTTTGGGAAACTTCTATGCCAGCTG GTTCACACTCATTCCCACATCAATGATCTTGGGGCTGGGAGCAGCCCCCCTCTGGTCAGCCAAGTGCACTTACCTTACTGTGGCTGGCAATTTATATGCTCAGAAAGCAGGGAAAATTGGAAAATACATAGTTACCCAGTATTTTGGAATCTTCTTTTTGATATACCGATCCTCTGGAGTCTGGGGGAATCTAATAGCATCTCTGGTCTTTGGCCAGACTCCTAACAAAG tgAATCACACAGAAGCAGATCTGGCATGCTGTGGTGCAGGCAACTGCATGATAAATACCACAAATAGCACTGTGATGTCAAAAGGACCATCTAACACTTTGATCTATACTTTGATGGGAATCTACACAG CTAGTGAGATTCTGGCTGTGTTGCTAGTCGCTATATTTCTGGATCAAATCTCAACCAACCAAGCAGAGAGTGAAGAAAAGGCAGCAGCATCATTTGGATCCACTTTTCTAGAAACATTTCAACAGCTTAAAGATAAACGCCAGTGTCTCCTGATACCTTTGACTATGTTCAGTGGACTTGAACAAGGATTCCTTGCTGGTGACTATAATAAG TCCTATGTGACCTGTGCTCTTGGGATAAATTTTGTTGGATATGTGATGATCTGCTTTTCAGCTACAAACTCACTCGCCTCAGTGCTGTTTGGCAAGCTTTACCAGATCACTGGTAGAAAGATTCTGTATACACTCG GTGCCATTCTCTGTCTTGCCTGCATAATCGCACTATTGCTCTGGAAACCTCACCCAAACCAACTTGCCCTATTTTTTATAATACCTGCCACCTGGGGTGTAGCAGATGCTATCTTGCAAACCCTAACCAATG cTCTCTATGGAATTTTGTTTGAAAAGCACAAAGAGGCTGCGTTTGCAAATTACCGCCTGTGGGAGTCATTGGGATTTGTCATAGCCTTTGGCTACAGCACCTTCTTAAGTGTCTCCATCAAACTGTATATTCTGTTGACTGTACTGATTGTGTCGATGGTCTTATATGGAATAGTTGAATACCTGGAATCCAAGATGTCTTCTGGAACACCCAAGACTGCTAAGCAGGAGCCAGTCACATCACAGCAAAATGCTCAGTCAACCCATTTCTAA